A stretch of the Streptosporangium sp. NBC_01755 genome encodes the following:
- a CDS encoding ABC transporter ATP-binding protein, which translates to MLTRLLRTYLRPYLAALTAVVVLQLVGTIASLYLPSLNADIIDQGVATGDTGYILSAGGWMLAISLVQIACSIAAVYYGSHAAMGFGRDLRSAIFHQVGDFSAREVSRFGAPSLITRGTNDVQQVQILVVMTCTMLVTAPIMGVGGIIMALRQDLGLSWLMLVCVPALLVSIGLITVRMVPQFRAMQERIDQVNQVLREQLTGIRVVRAFVREREETRRFADANDALTGTALRVGRLSALTFPTVMLILNVSSGAVLWFGAGRVDSGEMQIGALTAFLMYLMQILMSVMMAGFISMMIPRAAVCAERITEVLDTESSVTPPRDPVRQVSGRAELEMRDVEFRYPGAEAPVLSGISFRVAAGQTTAVIGSTGSGKTTLVSLVPRLFDATSGTVSVNGVDVRDLDPQLLWSHIGLVPQKPYLFSGTVASNLRYGNPDASDEELWEALEIAQARDFVEAMPEGLAAPITQGGTNVSGGQRQRLSIARALVSKPKIYLFDDSFSALDLATDARLRAALRPHTAEAAVIIVGQRVSTVADSDQIIVLDDGVVVGLGTHDELLDSCPTYIEIVESQLAAETAA; encoded by the coding sequence ATGCTGACCCGTCTGCTCCGCACGTACCTGCGCCCCTACTTGGCGGCGCTGACCGCCGTGGTGGTGCTGCAACTGGTCGGCACCATCGCCTCGCTCTATCTGCCCAGCCTGAACGCCGACATCATCGACCAGGGCGTCGCCACCGGCGACACCGGCTACATCCTGTCCGCGGGGGGCTGGATGCTGGCCATCTCCCTCGTGCAGATCGCCTGCTCGATCGCGGCGGTCTACTACGGCTCCCACGCGGCCATGGGGTTCGGGCGCGACCTCCGCTCGGCGATCTTCCACCAGGTCGGCGACTTCTCCGCCAGGGAGGTCTCCCGCTTCGGAGCCCCCTCCCTGATCACCCGCGGGACCAATGACGTGCAGCAGGTCCAGATACTCGTCGTGATGACCTGCACGATGCTGGTCACGGCCCCCATCATGGGCGTCGGCGGCATCATCATGGCGCTGCGCCAGGACCTCGGCCTGTCCTGGCTCATGCTCGTCTGCGTCCCCGCGCTGCTGGTGTCGATCGGCCTGATCACCGTCCGCATGGTCCCCCAGTTCCGCGCGATGCAGGAACGCATCGACCAGGTCAACCAGGTGCTGCGCGAGCAGCTCACCGGCATCCGCGTGGTGCGCGCCTTCGTCCGCGAGCGCGAGGAGACCCGCCGGTTCGCCGACGCCAACGACGCGCTGACCGGCACCGCGCTGCGCGTGGGACGGCTGAGCGCGCTCACCTTCCCCACCGTGATGCTGATCCTCAACGTCTCCAGCGGCGCCGTGCTCTGGTTCGGTGCCGGGCGGGTGGACAGCGGCGAGATGCAGATCGGCGCCCTGACCGCGTTCCTGATGTATCTGATGCAGATCCTCATGTCGGTGATGATGGCCGGCTTCATCTCGATGATGATCCCGCGCGCCGCGGTCTGCGCCGAGCGCATCACCGAGGTGCTCGACACCGAGTCGTCGGTGACGCCACCCCGCGACCCGGTACGGCAGGTGAGCGGCCGCGCCGAGCTGGAGATGCGCGACGTCGAGTTCCGCTACCCGGGTGCGGAGGCACCCGTGCTGTCCGGCATCTCCTTCCGCGTGGCGGCGGGACAGACCACCGCCGTGATCGGCAGCACCGGCTCCGGCAAGACGACGCTGGTCTCGCTGGTGCCCAGGCTGTTCGACGCCACCTCGGGCACGGTCTCCGTCAACGGCGTCGACGTCCGCGACCTCGATCCCCAGCTGCTCTGGTCGCACATCGGCCTGGTGCCGCAGAAGCCGTACCTGTTCAGCGGCACCGTCGCCAGCAACCTGCGCTACGGCAACCCGGACGCGAGCGACGAGGAGCTGTGGGAGGCGCTGGAGATCGCCCAGGCCCGCGACTTCGTCGAGGCGATGCCCGAGGGCCTCGCCGCACCCATCACCCAGGGTGGCACGAACGTGTCCGGTGGGCAGCGACAGCGGCTGTCCATCGCCAGGGCGCTGGTCAGCAAGCCCAAGATCTACCTGTTCGACGACTCGTTCTCGGCCCTGGACCTGGCCACCGACGCGCGGCTGCGCGCCGCCCTGCGCCCGCACACCGCCGAGGCCGCCGTCATCATCGTCGGCCAGCGGGTCTCCACCGTCGCCGACTCCGACCAGATCATCGTCCTGGACGACGGTGTGGTCGTCGGTCTGGGGACCCATGACGAACTGCTGGATTCCTGCCCGACGTACATCGAGATCGTCGAGTCCCAACTAGCCGCGGAGACCGCAGCATGA
- a CDS encoding ABC transporter ATP-binding protein: MSDRPTTTTRPPAGGGGGFGRGPIGGGAGMPAEKSMNFGSSARRLMRRTNPDRPKLLAVAGLAVTSVVLSVIGPKIIGHATDLIFTGVIGKQLPAGRSPEQAIEAARASGNDNFANLLSVMDVVPGQGIDFGALGTVLMWVLGVYVASSLFAWYQGYLLNDVVQRTVYRLREEVEEKLNRLPLRFFDGQPRGELLSRVTNDIDNVSQTLQQTMSQLLNSLLLVIGVLAMMFVISPLLALIALVTIPLTVIVTGMIAKRSQGHFVAQWKHTGSLNAHIEEAFTGHELVKVFGRRPEVEEVFRQRNEELFKAGFGAQFVSGIIMPMMMFIGNLNYVAIAVVGGLRVATGAMSLGDVQAFIQYSRQFTQPLTQVASMANLLQSGVASAERVFELLDAAEQDPDPADPVVPTGRRGRVEFEHVSFSYDPEQPLIEDLSLVADPGNTVAIVGPTGAGKTTLVNLVMRFYELNSGRITLDGVDITAMRRDDLRSHIGMVLQDTWLFGGTIRENIAYGNPRATEEQLLAAARATFVDRFVRTLPDGYDTVIDEEGSNVSAGEKQLLTIARAFLADPSLLILDEATSSVDTRTEVLVQHAMAALRSDRTSFVIAHRLSTIRDADLILVMEEGSIVEHGTHDELLAAGGAYHRLYSAQFSGALTDEETVTEGVPTTVSP, translated from the coding sequence ATGAGCGACCGTCCCACGACGACCACGCGACCACCCGCCGGAGGTGGCGGCGGCTTCGGCAGGGGCCCCATCGGGGGAGGAGCCGGGATGCCCGCGGAGAAGTCAATGAACTTCGGGTCCTCCGCGCGACGGCTGATGCGGCGGACGAACCCCGACCGCCCGAAGCTGCTGGCCGTGGCCGGCCTCGCCGTGACCAGCGTGGTGCTCTCCGTCATCGGGCCGAAGATCATCGGTCACGCGACGGACCTGATCTTCACCGGGGTGATCGGCAAGCAGCTGCCCGCCGGGAGGAGCCCGGAGCAGGCCATCGAGGCGGCCCGCGCGTCGGGCAACGACAACTTCGCCAACCTGCTCTCGGTGATGGACGTCGTACCGGGGCAGGGCATCGACTTCGGCGCGCTGGGCACGGTCCTGATGTGGGTCCTGGGGGTCTACGTCGCGTCGTCGCTCTTCGCCTGGTATCAGGGTTACCTGCTCAACGACGTGGTGCAGCGCACCGTCTACCGGCTGCGGGAGGAGGTCGAGGAGAAGCTGAACCGGCTTCCGCTGCGGTTCTTCGACGGCCAGCCGCGCGGCGAGCTGCTCAGCCGGGTCACCAACGACATCGACAACGTCTCGCAGACCCTGCAGCAGACGATGAGCCAGCTGCTGAACTCGCTGCTGCTGGTGATCGGCGTGCTCGCGATGATGTTCGTGATCTCGCCGCTGCTCGCGCTGATCGCCCTGGTGACCATCCCGCTGACGGTGATCGTCACCGGGATGATCGCGAAACGCTCGCAGGGGCACTTCGTCGCGCAGTGGAAGCACACCGGCAGCCTGAACGCCCACATCGAGGAGGCGTTCACCGGCCACGAGCTGGTGAAGGTGTTCGGACGCCGTCCCGAGGTCGAGGAGGTGTTCCGCCAGCGGAACGAGGAGCTGTTCAAGGCCGGCTTCGGCGCCCAGTTCGTCTCCGGGATCATCATGCCGATGATGATGTTCATCGGGAACCTCAACTACGTCGCCATCGCCGTCGTCGGGGGCCTGCGGGTCGCCACCGGGGCGATGAGCCTGGGCGACGTGCAGGCGTTCATCCAGTACTCACGGCAGTTCACCCAGCCGCTGACCCAGGTCGCCTCGATGGCCAACCTGTTGCAGTCGGGGGTGGCCTCGGCCGAGCGGGTCTTCGAGCTGCTCGACGCCGCGGAGCAGGACCCCGACCCCGCGGACCCGGTGGTGCCCACCGGCAGGCGGGGCCGCGTCGAGTTCGAGCACGTGTCCTTCAGCTACGACCCGGAGCAGCCCCTCATCGAGGACCTGTCCCTGGTGGCCGACCCCGGGAACACCGTCGCGATCGTCGGCCCGACCGGCGCGGGCAAGACCACCCTGGTCAACCTCGTCATGCGCTTCTACGAGCTGAACTCGGGCCGGATCACCCTCGACGGCGTCGACATCACCGCGATGCGCCGCGACGACCTGCGCTCGCACATCGGCATGGTGCTGCAGGACACCTGGCTGTTCGGTGGCACCATCCGAGAGAACATCGCCTACGGCAACCCTCGGGCCACCGAGGAGCAGCTCCTCGCCGCCGCGCGTGCCACCTTCGTCGACCGTTTCGTCCGCACCCTGCCGGACGGCTACGACACCGTGATCGACGAGGAGGGGAGCAACGTCAGCGCCGGGGAGAAGCAGCTGCTGACCATCGCCCGCGCCTTCCTCGCCGATCCGTCGCTGCTCATCCTCGACGAGGCCACCAGCTCGGTCGACACCCGCACCGAGGTCCTGGTGCAGCACGCCATGGCCGCGCTGCGCTCGGACCGCACCAGCTTCGTCATCGCCCACCGGCTGTCGACCATCCGCGACGCGGACCTCATCCTGGTCATGGAGGAGGGAAGCATCGTCGAACACGGCACCCACGACGAACTACTCGCCGCCGGGGGCGCCTACCACCGCCTGTACTCCGCGCAGTTCAGCGGTGCTCTCACAGACGAGGAGACGGTCACCGAGGGAGTGCCCACGACGGTCTCACCGTGA
- a CDS encoding SDR family oxidoreductase gives MILVTGATGKVGGQAVAQLLEAGAAVRALTRNPSSARLPEGAEIVPGDLADPGSLDTALDGVDSVFLVWPTLSADHAREEHAPENGTARINGRPKGRPEDSRYAWWVSMER, from the coding sequence ATGATTCTGGTTACCGGGGCGACCGGCAAGGTCGGCGGACAGGCCGTGGCCCAGCTCCTCGAAGCGGGTGCCGCCGTGCGCGCGCTGACCCGAAACCCCTCCTCCGCCAGGCTCCCGGAAGGCGCCGAGATCGTACCCGGCGACCTGGCCGACCCCGGCAGCCTGGACACCGCACTGGACGGGGTCGACTCGGTGTTCCTCGTCTGGCCCACCCTCTCGGCCGACCACGCAAGGGAAGAGCACGCCCCGGAAAACGGGACGGCCCGGATCAACGGAAGACCCAAGGGCAGACCCGAGGACAGCCGGTACGCGTGGTGGGTCAGTATGGAGAGGTGA
- a CDS encoding NAD-dependent protein deacetylase has protein sequence MSEDTSTLARLLAAGGVVVLSGAGISTESGIPDYRGPSGALTRHTPMTYQTFTGDPAARRRYWARSHIGWRAMTRAAPNSGHHAIAQLQRRGLVAGIVTQNVDGLHQAGGAQAVVELHGSLHHVVCLDCGDSSPREELDRRLTRANPRFAVRSAAINPDGDVELRDEEIDGFQLVGCRACDRGVLKPDVVFFGETVPPERVRECYSLVEGARLLLVLGSSLTVMSGRRFVLHAAKLGIPVAIVNQGPTRGDGYATLTVDAPLGTVLPELVHRYEATAGITSSR, from the coding sequence GTGAGCGAGGATACGAGCACGCTGGCGAGGTTGCTGGCCGCGGGCGGTGTCGTGGTGCTGAGCGGGGCCGGGATATCGACGGAGTCGGGGATTCCCGACTACCGGGGGCCGAGTGGGGCCCTGACCCGGCACACCCCGATGACCTACCAGACGTTCACCGGCGACCCGGCGGCCAGACGGCGCTACTGGGCCCGGAGCCACATCGGATGGCGGGCGATGACCCGGGCGGCGCCGAACAGCGGCCACCACGCGATCGCGCAACTCCAGCGACGGGGCCTGGTGGCCGGAATCGTGACGCAGAACGTCGACGGCCTGCACCAGGCGGGCGGCGCCCAGGCGGTGGTCGAGCTGCACGGCAGCCTGCATCACGTGGTCTGCCTCGACTGCGGTGATTCGAGCCCGCGCGAGGAGCTGGACCGCCGCCTGACACGGGCGAATCCCCGGTTCGCCGTCCGGAGCGCCGCGATCAACCCGGACGGCGACGTCGAGCTGCGGGACGAGGAGATCGACGGGTTCCAGCTAGTCGGATGCCGAGCCTGCGACCGGGGGGTGCTCAAGCCCGACGTCGTCTTCTTCGGGGAGACCGTCCCACCGGAGCGAGTACGCGAGTGCTACTCCCTCGTGGAGGGAGCACGCCTTCTCCTGGTGCTCGGGTCGTCACTGACGGTGATGTCCGGCCGCCGGTTCGTGCTGCACGCCGCGAAGCTCGGTATCCCCGTGGCGATCGTCAACCAGGGCCCGACCCGCGGTGACGGCTACGCGACGCTCACCGTCGACGCTCCGCTGGGCACGGTCCTTCCGGAACTGGTCCACCGCTACGAGGCCACCGCCGGGATCACAAGCTCCAGATGA
- a CDS encoding HAD family hydrolase, with protein sequence MLWDIDHTLVSIDGVGRDIYAEAFQAVTGQPMRRVAAMAGRTDWAITAETLRMHDVEVSEKLLNSFVAALAEAFVVYQAEISQRGRVLAGVREVLDVLAGRADVIQSLLTGNMEPLAIGKLKAFELERFVDFEVGAYGMDHEDRAVLVGLAQKRAAQKYGESFTAHNTVLVGDTPNDVLAGHQGGARVVAVATGSSDVRALKEAGAELVLEDLADTEAVVRALIRSL encoded by the coding sequence GTGCTGTGGGACATCGATCACACGCTGGTCAGCATCGACGGGGTCGGCCGGGACATCTACGCCGAGGCGTTCCAGGCGGTGACCGGGCAGCCGATGCGGCGGGTCGCGGCCATGGCGGGGCGGACCGACTGGGCGATCACGGCGGAGACGCTCCGGATGCACGACGTCGAGGTGTCGGAGAAGTTGCTGAACTCCTTCGTCGCGGCCCTCGCCGAGGCGTTCGTCGTCTACCAGGCGGAGATCTCGCAGCGGGGCAGGGTGCTGGCGGGGGTGCGCGAGGTGCTCGACGTGCTGGCGGGCCGGGCCGACGTGATCCAGTCGCTGCTCACCGGGAACATGGAACCGCTGGCGATCGGCAAGCTCAAGGCGTTCGAGCTGGAGCGTTTTGTGGACTTCGAGGTGGGGGCCTACGGGATGGACCACGAGGACCGCGCCGTGCTGGTGGGCCTGGCGCAGAAGCGCGCGGCGCAGAAGTACGGGGAGTCCTTCACCGCGCACAACACGGTGTTGGTCGGGGACACACCGAACGACGTTCTTGCCGGTCATCAGGGCGGGGCGAGGGTGGTGGCCGTCGCCACGGGTTCCAGCGACGTCCGGGCACTGAAGGAGGCCGGCGCGGAGCTGGTGCTGGAAGACCTCGCCGACACCGAAGCCGTCGTACGGGCCCTCATTCGGAGCTTGTGA
- a CDS encoding peptidase, which translates to MRLRTVVAGLLVAGALAPATGALDRPAPAAASSPAGGIGIRLLEAPVAARADARAWTYIIDHLTPGSVIHRRVEVFNTTGSPKQLSLYTAAAQVRDRKFQFATDRTANELSTWTSTDRHEVTLAPHARSAVTATITVPDEAAPGERYAVIWAQAAKAAPPGGGIAEVNRVGIRIYLSVGRGNPPASDFTIDSLTAQRSPTGQQIVLAQVHNTGGRALDLSGDLKLTNGSGSLSAGPFKVQTGTTLAPGDAGSVACALNEQVPDGPWRARIRLESGLTKRTSEATIRFPAAGTAQAVKAETDPSHYPMVALVGVVLAALAAITFLLIQRKRRSRREPSNA; encoded by the coding sequence GTGCGTCTTCGTACCGTCGTCGCAGGGCTGCTGGTGGCCGGGGCTCTCGCCCCGGCCACCGGCGCGCTCGACAGGCCCGCGCCGGCGGCGGCCTCCTCGCCCGCGGGCGGCATCGGGATCCGCCTGCTCGAAGCACCGGTCGCTGCGCGAGCCGACGCGCGGGCCTGGACCTACATCATCGATCACCTCACCCCGGGTTCCGTCATTCACCGGCGGGTCGAGGTGTTCAACACGACCGGCTCGCCCAAACAGCTTTCGCTCTACACGGCCGCGGCACAGGTACGTGACCGGAAATTCCAGTTCGCCACCGATCGCACCGCCAATGAGCTGTCCACTTGGACCAGCACGGACCGGCATGAGGTGACCCTGGCCCCGCACGCCCGCTCGGCGGTCACCGCGACCATCACCGTGCCGGACGAGGCCGCCCCCGGAGAGCGCTACGCCGTGATCTGGGCCCAGGCGGCCAAGGCCGCGCCGCCCGGTGGAGGCATCGCCGAGGTCAACCGCGTCGGTATCCGGATCTACCTGTCCGTCGGTCGCGGCAACCCACCGGCATCGGACTTCACCATCGACTCTCTGACGGCCCAACGGTCACCCACCGGTCAGCAGATCGTCTTGGCGCAGGTGCACAACACCGGAGGCCGCGCACTCGACCTGAGCGGCGACCTGAAACTGACCAACGGCTCCGGAAGCCTGAGCGCGGGCCCGTTCAAGGTCCAAACGGGCACGACGCTCGCTCCCGGCGACGCCGGATCCGTCGCCTGCGCCCTCAACGAGCAGGTGCCCGACGGGCCGTGGCGCGCCCGTATCCGATTGGAAAGCGGGCTGACGAAACGTACCTCCGAAGCGACCATCCGGTTCCCCGCCGCAGGGACAGCACAAGCGGTCAAGGCGGAAACGGACCCGAGCCACTACCCCATGGTGGCGCTGGTCGGCGTCGTCCTCGCCGCACTCGCGGCGATCACGTTCCTGCTGATCCAGCGGAAACGCCGTTCGCGCCGGGAACCGAGCAACGCCTGA
- a CDS encoding indolepyruvate ferredoxin oxidoreductase family protein, producing MTQTADPVAGAGARIDLADRYRPGSGPVLLTGVQAVGRLIVEQRERDERAGLRTATFVSGYQGSPLAGLDKTLAGLRSDDLRLLPGLNEELGATAVWGSQSALPGGQRTHDGVVGLWYGKGPGVDRSGDAIRHASTYGVDPRGGVLALAGDDPGSSSSTLPCVSERALAAMGLPVLYPRDAEEMIALGLYGIALSRASGCWVGVKVVTTVADGLFTVDRDFADMHIEVPRIEWEGRPWTYRQRTMLSPTDSLLAEADLFGPRWATVEAFGAANPLDVVEVDPADAWLGIAAPGTTYDAVRQALLDLGLDQRDLERAGIRLMRIGMPYPLGAGTLRRFARGLRQILVVEEKTSFVESQVRDLLYGSADAPAVLGKRDADGRTLVPAGGLLNADRLTGPLRGLLAGRVELAPPPRAPRMTLSLTPVASRTPYFCSGCPHNRSTVLPEGSLGAGGIGCHTMVTIADRESARVTSLTQMGGEGTQWLGQSQFTDVPHIFQNVGDGTFFHSGQLALQACVAAGVNITYKILYNQVVAMTGAQDPQGALSVPALTRKLHAEGVARIIVCSETPRGYGRRARFAPGTLVWHRDRLDEAQRLLRDVPGVTVLVYDQQCAAEARRLRKRGRLAERTERVVINESVCEGCGDCGVKSNCLSVQPVETELGRKTRIDQTSCNTDYTCLQGDCPSFVTVRVDPSRKPVSGSRPEPPSVADPVIPVASPTYDVFLAGIGGTGIVTVNAVLATAALHDGLRSVGLDQTGLSQKAGPVTSHLRISVDGGEPANRISTAGADTVLAFDLLVGTDAKNLVLAAPDRTVAIASTSRTPTGEMVYDAGLTYPDAEPMLARLRNTTSSLHELDALGAAEALFGSTDVANLLVVGAAFQAGALPLTARAIERAIALNGVKADLNTDAFRWGRVGVADPAAFARAISGDGVRPAAAGGGPDGSEFLAGRSMEGETARLAGLRAVELRAHSGADLARRYVDLVETAWTAERAVGEATAFSEAVARGVHRLWAYKDEYEVARLLTAPAADPVAGQVPGATKVTYNLHPPMLRSMGVSGKLKLGPWFRPVLRGLAKGRVLRGTPLDPFGFAHVRRLERALAADYRDMVAELARTLDAAGYDRAVQAAGAAELVRGYEGVKLANVERYRERRGELGVPLGNEVLRLLR from the coding sequence ATGACCCAGACCGCCGATCCTGTGGCCGGGGCGGGTGCCCGCATCGACCTCGCCGATCGCTACCGGCCGGGTTCCGGCCCGGTGCTGCTGACGGGTGTCCAGGCCGTCGGCCGGTTGATCGTCGAGCAGCGTGAGCGCGACGAGCGGGCCGGTCTGCGCACCGCCACGTTCGTGTCGGGATACCAGGGCAGCCCGCTGGCCGGGCTGGACAAGACGCTCGCCGGTCTGAGGTCCGATGACCTGCGCCTGCTTCCCGGTCTCAACGAGGAGCTCGGAGCCACGGCCGTCTGGGGCAGCCAGAGCGCACTGCCCGGCGGGCAGCGGACCCACGACGGTGTCGTGGGTCTCTGGTACGGCAAGGGGCCCGGCGTCGACAGGTCGGGCGACGCGATCCGGCACGCGTCCACGTACGGCGTCGACCCGCGCGGCGGGGTGCTGGCCCTCGCGGGTGACGATCCCGGCTCCTCCTCGTCCACGCTGCCGTGTGTCAGCGAGCGCGCCCTGGCCGCGATGGGGCTGCCCGTGCTCTACCCGCGCGACGCCGAGGAAATGATCGCCCTCGGGCTGTACGGCATCGCCCTGTCCAGGGCGTCGGGCTGCTGGGTCGGCGTCAAGGTCGTCACCACGGTGGCCGACGGGCTTTTCACGGTCGACCGCGACTTCGCCGACATGCACATAGAGGTTCCCCGGATCGAGTGGGAGGGGCGGCCGTGGACCTACCGGCAGCGCACCATGCTCTCCCCGACCGACAGCCTGCTCGCCGAGGCCGACCTGTTCGGTCCCCGATGGGCGACGGTCGAGGCGTTCGGAGCCGCCAACCCGCTGGACGTCGTCGAGGTCGACCCCGCCGACGCCTGGCTCGGGATCGCGGCGCCCGGCACGACGTACGACGCGGTACGGCAGGCCCTGCTCGACCTGGGCCTCGACCAGCGGGATCTTGAGCGGGCCGGGATCCGGCTGATGCGGATCGGGATGCCCTACCCGCTCGGGGCCGGCACCCTGCGGCGGTTCGCGCGCGGGCTCCGCCAGATCCTGGTCGTGGAGGAGAAGACCTCCTTCGTCGAGAGCCAGGTGCGCGACCTGCTGTACGGCTCGGCCGACGCTCCGGCGGTGCTGGGAAAGCGGGACGCGGACGGCAGGACGCTGGTACCCGCCGGGGGACTGCTGAACGCCGACCGGCTGACCGGGCCGCTGCGCGGGCTGCTCGCCGGCCGGGTCGAGCTCGCCCCGCCGCCGAGGGCACCCCGGATGACACTCAGCCTGACACCGGTGGCGAGCCGCACTCCGTACTTCTGCAGCGGCTGCCCGCACAACCGGTCGACGGTGCTTCCCGAAGGGTCGCTGGGAGCGGGCGGCATCGGGTGCCACACCATGGTGACGATCGCCGACCGGGAGAGCGCGCGGGTCACCTCGTTGACGCAGATGGGCGGCGAGGGGACGCAGTGGCTGGGACAGTCGCAGTTCACCGACGTGCCGCACATCTTCCAGAACGTCGGCGACGGCACGTTCTTCCACTCCGGCCAGCTGGCGCTGCAGGCGTGCGTGGCGGCCGGGGTGAACATCACCTACAAGATCCTCTACAACCAGGTCGTCGCGATGACCGGTGCTCAGGACCCCCAGGGTGCCCTGAGCGTTCCGGCACTGACGCGCAAGCTACACGCCGAGGGCGTGGCCAGGATCATCGTCTGCTCCGAGACACCCCGCGGCTACGGCAGGCGAGCCCGGTTCGCGCCGGGAACTCTCGTCTGGCACCGTGACCGGCTCGACGAGGCGCAGCGACTGCTCCGCGACGTGCCGGGCGTCACCGTGCTCGTCTACGACCAGCAGTGCGCGGCCGAGGCCAGGCGGCTGAGGAAGCGCGGCCGGCTCGCCGAGCGGACGGAGCGGGTCGTCATCAACGAGAGCGTCTGCGAGGGATGCGGCGACTGCGGGGTGAAGAGCAACTGCCTGTCGGTGCAGCCCGTCGAGACCGAGCTCGGCCGCAAGACCCGGATCGACCAGACCTCCTGCAACACCGACTACACCTGCCTGCAGGGAGACTGCCCGTCGTTCGTCACCGTACGGGTCGACCCCTCCCGCAAGCCCGTGTCCGGGTCGCGACCCGAGCCCCCTTCGGTGGCGGATCCGGTCATTCCCGTGGCGAGCCCGACGTATGACGTGTTCCTGGCCGGGATCGGCGGCACGGGCATCGTGACGGTCAACGCGGTCCTGGCCACCGCCGCCCTGCACGACGGCCTGCGCAGCGTCGGCCTCGACCAGACCGGCCTGTCGCAGAAGGCGGGACCGGTGACGTCACATCTGCGGATCTCGGTCGACGGCGGTGAACCGGCCAACCGGATCAGCACCGCCGGTGCCGACACGGTGCTGGCGTTCGACCTGCTCGTGGGCACCGACGCCAAGAACCTGGTCCTGGCCGCCCCGGACCGCACCGTCGCGATCGCCTCGACGAGCCGGACGCCGACGGGGGAGATGGTGTACGACGCCGGACTCACCTATCCGGATGCCGAGCCGATGCTCGCGCGCCTGCGGAACACGACCTCCAGCCTGCACGAGCTGGACGCGCTCGGTGCCGCCGAAGCGCTGTTCGGCTCCACGGACGTGGCGAACCTGCTGGTCGTGGGGGCCGCGTTCCAGGCCGGTGCGCTGCCGCTGACCGCGCGGGCCATCGAGCGGGCGATAGCGCTCAACGGGGTGAAGGCCGACCTCAACACCGACGCCTTCCGCTGGGGCCGGGTCGGCGTCGCCGACCCGGCCGCGTTCGCCAGGGCCATCTCGGGTGACGGGGTACGGCCGGCCGCTGCCGGTGGTGGCCCAGACGGCTCGGAGTTCCTGGCCGGCCGGTCGATGGAGGGCGAGACCGCCCGGCTGGCGGGCCTGCGGGCCGTGGAGCTGCGGGCGCACTCCGGCGCGGACCTGGCCCGGCGCTACGTCGACCTTGTCGAGACCGCCTGGACCGCGGAGCGGGCCGTGGGTGAGGCGACGGCCTTCAGCGAGGCGGTGGCCCGTGGCGTGCACCGGCTCTGGGCGTACAAGGACGAGTACGAGGTGGCCCGCCTGCTCACCGCCCCTGCCGCCGACCCCGTCGCCGGGCAGGTTCCGGGGGCCACGAAGGTCACCTACAACCTGCACCCGCCGATGCTGCGATCGATGGGGGTCAGTGGGAAACTCAAGCTGGGTCCCTGGTTCCGGCCGGTACTGCGCGGGCTCGCCAAGGGGCGCGTGCTGAGGGGGACGCCGCTGGACCCGTTCGGGTTCGCGCACGTCCGCCGGCTTGAGCGCGCACTGGCGGCCGACTACCGGGACATGGTCGCCGAGCTGGCCCGGACGCTCGACGCGGCCGGCTACGACCGCGCGGTGCAGGCCGCCGGGGCCGCGGAACTGGTACGCGGCTACGAGGGGGTCAAGCTGGCGAACGTCGAGCGCTACCGCGAGCGCCGCGGCGAGCTCGGCGTCCCGCTCGGCAATGAGGTGCTGAGGCTCCTTCGCTGA
- a CDS encoding Lrp/AsnC family transcriptional regulator codes for MTSIDRLDAELLTALSEDPRAGTSELAARLGVARNTVQARYQRLVESGVLTGFSARVDLERLGLPVTAFLHLQLAQGTLGEVTDALGRLSQVLEVCITTGTSDLMVRVACRSHAELQSLIQEVLTLRGVVRSTTEIALTTPVEYRLGPLLATLTSDRGRGRSGEQRR; via the coding sequence GTGACCAGCATTGACCGGCTCGACGCGGAGCTTCTGACCGCCCTGTCCGAAGACCCCCGGGCCGGGACCAGCGAGCTCGCGGCCCGGCTGGGGGTCGCACGGAACACGGTCCAGGCCCGGTACCAGCGGCTCGTCGAGTCGGGGGTGCTGACGGGCTTCAGCGCCCGCGTCGATCTGGAACGCCTCGGCCTGCCGGTGACCGCGTTCCTGCACCTGCAGCTCGCCCAGGGCACCCTGGGCGAGGTCACCGACGCGCTCGGGCGGCTGAGCCAGGTCCTTGAGGTCTGCATCACCACCGGCACCAGCGACCTCATGGTCCGGGTGGCCTGCCGCAGCCACGCCGAGCTGCAGTCGCTGATCCAGGAGGTCCTGACACTCCGCGGCGTCGTACGGTCGACCACCGAGATCGCCCTGACGACCCCGGTGGAGTACCGCCTCGGCCCGCTGCTCGCGACCCTGACCAGCGACCGGGGCCGCGGCCGCAGCGGCGAGCAGCGCCGCTGA